From a region of the Agromyces ramosus genome:
- a CDS encoding DUF7507 domain-containing protein, which produces MMTKTPRPEFRDSGTARGRRSSRASTFLAVAAAVLAALVVGPASPVAAEEVPSGTFQSITSGLIINGDLTSTGNGLLSCVTTTPACTALHQGTGTNNTVVMGNVDTDSDPSTFNSTTGTLTIPAGATVAHAWLMWDAMAGACLTTDIVVQATEAEVRANTPVLSVNGAAYQNVGLADYTSMVPIGGPLGSVINAATDVTAELSALGGGAHQITVGNILGSQGGGCSVGWSLHVAYDYGAFVPGNPDSALRAVSTSFGSAVVVGTTRTVTFDGFETNAQGATFLITASDGEAPAGDTTTAVWPGGSDVLPNPTGALNNAFNSFMPGANSFVPAIPDATFHNGNFDTYKTTSANLPVGSTSVDFRFNSPPATDGFFAHSVSMSIPVAQVRVTKLPATGTADGQVTAVGEAPEFRIVINNDSSVELLNAVVTDANAVACTLDGAPLVQTGDDFAVGTVAAGAELTVLCEGPVVAEGDANYTNTASVTATDPQGTPVTDSDTSEVFIPHATLTKSVDQPVVDPGTSVVWTVVVLNDGGTPLRNLVVTDPNCTLGAPTGPGAPDVLAQGDSWTYTCSEPVNSDTTNTATVVADSFATVGNEEVTGSQVTSSDDAVVTVNGPTAHVTLTKTVDIPVAEVGETITWTILVLNDGDQDLRDVVVTDTDCTGTLSDPTGPGVDIGVLAQDDTWTYTCTEPATVDKTNEASVTAVPFRIVDGEEIVGPSVSSEDTADVVVEPTPTQPPASQPPAGALSKTGVDLTPWIATGLLLISAGAMFSLVRRRTIRG; this is translated from the coding sequence ATGATGACGAAGACGCCGCGTCCGGAATTCCGTGACTCGGGTACCGCCAGGGGGAGAAGAAGCTCGCGGGCGAGCACCTTCCTCGCGGTCGCCGCCGCGGTGCTCGCGGCGCTCGTCGTCGGTCCGGCGTCACCGGTCGCGGCGGAAGAGGTGCCGAGCGGCACCTTCCAGTCGATCACGTCCGGGTTGATCATCAATGGCGACCTCACGTCGACCGGAAACGGTCTGCTGTCGTGCGTCACGACGACACCGGCTTGCACCGCACTGCATCAGGGCACGGGTACGAACAACACCGTCGTCATGGGGAACGTCGACACGGATTCCGACCCATCGACGTTCAACAGCACGACGGGCACGTTGACGATACCGGCGGGCGCGACCGTCGCGCACGCCTGGTTGATGTGGGACGCGATGGCCGGGGCGTGCCTCACCACTGACATCGTCGTCCAGGCGACCGAGGCTGAGGTGCGGGCGAACACGCCGGTGCTGTCGGTCAATGGCGCGGCCTACCAGAACGTGGGCTTGGCCGACTACACCTCGATGGTGCCCATCGGCGGGCCTCTCGGCTCGGTGATCAACGCGGCGACGGATGTCACGGCCGAGCTCTCGGCGTTGGGCGGCGGTGCGCATCAGATCACCGTGGGCAACATCCTCGGCTCGCAGGGCGGTGGCTGTTCGGTCGGCTGGTCGCTGCACGTGGCCTACGACTACGGGGCGTTCGTCCCGGGCAACCCCGACTCGGCATTGCGAGCGGTTTCCACCAGCTTCGGCAGTGCAGTGGTCGTCGGCACGACTCGCACCGTCACCTTCGACGGGTTCGAGACGAACGCGCAGGGGGCGACGTTCCTGATCACGGCGTCCGATGGCGAGGCGCCCGCCGGCGACACGACGACGGCCGTCTGGCCCGGCGGCTCCGACGTGCTGCCGAACCCGACCGGTGCACTCAACAACGCCTTCAACTCGTTCATGCCCGGTGCCAACTCGTTCGTGCCGGCGATTCCCGACGCGACCTTCCACAACGGCAATTTCGACACGTACAAGACCACGTCGGCCAACCTGCCCGTCGGATCGACCTCGGTGGACTTCCGGTTCAACAGTCCGCCGGCCACTGACGGCTTCTTCGCCCATTCGGTGTCGATGTCGATCCCGGTCGCACAGGTGCGGGTGACGAAGCTGCCCGCTACCGGCACTGCCGACGGGCAGGTCACCGCCGTGGGCGAGGCACCGGAGTTCCGCATCGTGATCAACAACGATTCTTCGGTGGAGCTCTTGAACGCCGTCGTGACCGACGCGAACGCGGTGGCGTGCACGTTGGACGGGGCGCCGCTGGTGCAGACCGGCGACGACTTCGCCGTGGGCACCGTGGCCGCAGGGGCGGAGTTGACGGTGCTCTGCGAGGGGCCCGTCGTGGCCGAAGGCGACGCGAACTACACCAATACGGCCTCGGTCACAGCGACCGACCCTCAGGGAACTCCGGTCACCGACTCGGACACGAGCGAAGTGTTCATCCCCCATGCGACGTTGACGAAGTCCGTGGATCAGCCGGTCGTCGACCCGGGCACGTCGGTCGTCTGGACGGTCGTGGTCCTCAACGACGGCGGCACACCGTTGCGGAACCTGGTGGTGACCGATCCCAACTGCACGCTCGGTGCTCCGACGGGCCCGGGTGCGCCTGATGTCCTGGCCCAAGGGGACTCCTGGACCTACACCTGCTCGGAGCCGGTCAACAGTGACACGACCAACACCGCCACCGTCGTGGCCGACTCGTTCGCCACGGTCGGGAACGAGGAAGTGACGGGCTCCCAGGTGACCTCGTCGGACGACGCGGTGGTCACTGTCAACGGGCCGACGGCGCACGTCACCCTGACGAAGACCGTGGACATCCCGGTGGCAGAGGTCGGTGAGACCATCACCTGGACCATCCTGGTGCTCAACGACGGCGACCAGGACCTTCGCGACGTCGTCGTCACCGATACCGACTGCACGGGCACGTTGAGTGATCCGACAGGCCCGGGAGTGGACATCGGGGTGCTCGCGCAGGATGACACCTGGACGTACACCTGCACCGAACCGGCGACCGTCGACAAGACGAATGAAGCGAGCGTGACCGCCGTCCCGTTCCGCATCGTCGACGGTGAGGAGATCGTCGGCCCGTCGGTCAGCTCCGAGGACACGGCC